gacaatttataattttaggaTTCAATAGCCCTTTTAAATTTGATTGTACCCGATCTTATCATCAAAATAGAGTGAAGCCCAGGCCGGCCCATAATAAAAGCCCAAGCtatattgttttttttgtggAGAACCCAAGCTAAATTAAAGTTTATTACTGGTAAAACAAGCTTTAAAGTATTGCATAGCATCAttaattttatcttattttactcGAAACAAAATAACTTTGGCACTGAGTATCCGAttataaaatttttcaaaaagcTAAAATAATTATCAGGATTATAAATGAGCTCCTTGTCTTCGTATATATTCGTCTAACTCGTTCTCATGATCAAGCTACTAAAGTTTGAGCTTGACAACAACcaactaattaaaatttaaatcatgAACAAGCTTATTAACGAAGTTAGCTTGAAAGAATAAAATTATGTGATATTTACATGATTATTTGACAAGTGTTTGCTTCTATaagctactccctccgttccatgttaatagagtcatttttctattttacgaagttccaagttaatagagtcatttatAGTTTTGGTAAAAAGTAAttcttctttttactttattttctctccatctctcttactttattctctcttacttttttcatcaTCCTTTTAACAtactattcttaaactctgtgTCGAAAAaaaatgcctctattaacaaagaacggagggagtactatatttgatTGGTTATTACATAAAGAAGGAACACAATTAGATGGTCAACAGATGTAACTATATAGGAGGTGTAACTTGTAAGATTGTGGATGGTAGTTAAAGTTATTTAATTGTTGGCCTAGTCAACGCCGATTTTGTTGAATAGTGAAATAGTGAACTTTATTGAGATAATTCATTTTTGCAAATTTCAGTTTGGTGGTAACGTTTacatatttcttttacttaacttACGTTTacatatttcttttacttaattaaatcacaaagtttAAAATCTCGCATTATCTCAAGAACTAGTACAGTACAAATcccatttattttatattacaaGATGGGTCAAGCTAAAGAATTTCCCACTCCAATCCATAAACAAATCTATATTTATTTGTATCAATCCCAAAAATAAATCTATgtcttaattaaaaaattacctGTACTGAACAATCCAATATGGTATAAATATGTACTTAAGTATCACTCCTCATCTTGATTTCCATAGTTTCTAGTTCCCATAACTTGGCTTTTTTGCTTGAATCTCCGGTGACGACGTTCGAACTTTGGCCGCCCCGTCTCCTTAAATTGTTGCCTCATAACCGGATCAATAACACATTCCGGTGGTGGAACCGGGTACCGTACCGTGTCGTAACAATATGAATAGTATATGTACTTTGACCTGAATCTCGCCATAGCCGACCTTTGTTTTTGTGTTAGTGTTGCAAAATCAGCTCCGGCTAGATGATCATCTCTTTCGGCACATTCGGTGGCCGTGACCTCCTCCAATGGATCGGCGGTGCATCCATGGACGGCAAAGTCGGTAAATTCAGCAACAAAAGgggcatatttgtaatttgCTCGATATTTACCACCAGAAGTAGCCCAGTCAGAAGCATCCCATATTGTAGCATATAATCCCATAGGCTTGGATGGGAAATCAGCCCCCATTTCATCATTTCTTACTATCTCCCGGATTGGAACATCATCAATGTAAAATCTGCAAATAAAAAGTCAAAATCTATTACatattgtttaatttttaaaagtgtgtactttatttcattaccacgccacatatatatgtatattttgaAAAGATATTATAATTAAGGTACACGAAATACAACTAGTAAGTAGTATTATATAGCCTGCATGTGAAAGatattaaaacatacttatgtaattataattaattcccctaattaattaaaaatagatGTGACACTACGGAAATTGGCCAGGCTTTGGCTGCCCACTAATAACGAATTATCTCAAGTACATGTTTAGGTAGGTGCCTAAAACTCAAAGTCCAAAATGGACATTTGATTAATTATACCTTTAATTATAGTCGTAACTTTCATCAAATAGGTTAAGCAAGAAGCAAAAGCATATATAGGAACGGTCCATCACAATTATGACTTTTTAACAGCTAATCCTCCTCGAGCTTGACAAGGACAACACCATCATTTATGTTCACAAGATTATTCCTAACCATATTGCGATAATCAACCAAAATACTTTTTTCCCTAAAATTTCATCAAAATCCAACCTTTTACCAGTCGCCAATTAGATCCTGTGACCTTGCATGTGACTCATTCAATCCCCCCATATATTTTCATACACATGTGAGCTTTGAAAAGTATAAATGGTTCTAACACAATACACATATATACTAATCAATAAAATATGTATAGTGCTATATCTTAATTATATGGGGCGGCCTAAATTTTGATGCTTAAGTATAAAGTGTGTGGATAAAGCGTGGTTATATTGTTGATGAAGCAATCTATTTTGAAAAGGTCAAATaccaatttttaaaatatgaaaaggGGTAGCagccaaaaattaaattaaattaaattaaattaaaaaaaacttacaTAATATTGTTGGTGGTCCATAATATGCTGTATCTATGAAACTCTCTGGAAGGGTCAAACCAGAGGTAAtatctctcttctctccctctgtGTGTGCTTCCATTCCCATACATATTCGTCTGAAATCTCCATGCTTTCCCCTTTATGTTGCCTAAAAACTCGAAATCCAACTCGTCGTGTGTCTTCTTGAATAAGTCCCCATTTGTAGTCTGTACTTAAACTAATTAGACTATGATCATaccttaataaattaaaattagtactactattaattatgGATGATGGTTTGTAAATAGAAAGTATGGTGTTACGTACGTAAAAGGCGACAACGATCCCGGCTGTGTAGTCGGACGGAAGCTTGATTTTCGCGCTGAAGAAGCCGTGGTTGTAGTGGTCCGATGATCGGAAGCCGGACCCTATTTGTACACAAATTAATTATCAAcatatatttgaataaaaatactaaaaaagatgtatgtatatatgcgcatatgatgatgatgatgatgatgatgatggattGAATTGaatgatatgtatatgtatgtaCATGCCTGTGTATTGGTTGAGATGGAGTTGAACGGATTGATCATCTTGGGAGGGGATGATGTTGGATTCGCCGAAGAGAGTGGTGAAGCCTTGGGTGAAAGGGATGATGGAGATGTCATTGAAAGCTGCAGCATGGGATATGCATAAACATAATacatggaggaggaggagcataTGATTTTTGAGTTTATCCATTTTGCTCTGCAAATACTACTCTTTTTGTTTTGTGCAGACagtttatatatgtgtagtttaaGAGGAGAGAGATGATCGATAATTTAATAATCAGTGGACACAAGAAAAAGTGGGAGTTACAATCGAAGGGTATTTCTGGAAACGGTGTGAAAGACTTGCTCAATTATTTCACTACTCACTCATATTCTTCCACCTTGATTTTTAAAAGTCCATGCAAATTGTTTAATGTATATATATTCATACTTCTTAATTTAGTGGTTATTGCTAACTTATTTAGTAGATATACAATATTCTAGAAGTTCGTTCGATTTTCATGATTAATTATCAcatataaatccatttagggttaagttatgagattattttagttggaggaaATGATTATGACTAATTATGATATGATTATCCATTCAGGATTAAGTTGCGAGATTCTACCCCATTAGCAAACGTAAcatatatttaatcatgagatatgATCTTGTAATCCGAACACTATATATAGGTGAATAATTCAATAATACTCGCTAATTactaatacataaaaaatctttatttatgGACGATTGAATAATCAAATCTGAAATATCTAATTACTTATATGAAAATtgttaattgaataaattaattcaTAAAGGGCAATGAGATAATTTCGTCATCATGGTAGGTTTCTACGTCTCTAAATTTTTACCTTGTATACTTGTGTAGATATACCAAATTCGATTGGTCACACCAATTTTATCTCCTTTGTTAATGTGAATTAGTTAAATATGATTTACAGtatgtaaaattatttttttacataattgtatttccttaattaaatataaattagtCAAATATGATTGACCATATCACTTTTTAACTATTGAAATATcttattatataattaagttAATTTCGTGAACCATGATGATATTTCTTTCATTATAACCTCAATATTGTTTTATCATGTAGTACTCACTCCGTCtctaaaaaaaatagacaacatCTAAAataatacgagttttaatgtatcattggtaaaaataagaaagagatggaaagaaaaagtgattgagtATTATTAGTATAGAATGAGACCAGTCTCATTAAacagaaaataattttttaaatagaattggtctatttttaaggacattctaaaaatggcaaatgtagtctatttttaagggatggagagagtattatattATGTTACATCATGTATTTAATGTGTTGTGAATTAGTGATGTATGTTTACAAGAATATGTCCATTTCAATTATATTGTTTATGGTATATGTTATGCGCAGCATCGTGACTTATGTTCACATTTCTGTTACAGTTTTAGAATTGTCATTATGTAGTGGACAATTTTTCAGTATAAAGATATCTTATCTTATCTAATTAAGTTAATTCCACTAATTAGTTTTTTGGATCCTATATTTATGAAATTCTtcctttttaattattaaatttattctattaatattatattcgagatttataaaataaaacaattgaaATCAAAGCAGTACTCATTTGTTTACGATATCATATAAGCTTAATGCCTAACATAACACAtctcattaaatatttttcccaATTTGATGGTCCTATTCTttaaaattattgatttattttcaaCATTAGGCATTAAAGTTatctatatataataattagaGAGCCACTCTTTCGCCAAAGTATAAAAAGTCAAGAAAATGGAAAAGCAACTACTTGTCACTAAACCACATATGTATTAAAACTACAATTAATAGCAGTTGGAAAATGAAAACTTTTTTCCCACCTAATAATCATATCAAAGGACTAAATAGCTCTCTTTTATTGAAGCAGCGATGGGTTAGGCCATCtaaatcaaatatttatatgtatattaatttttaaattgattACTAGTCTGACTGTTATCTGTACTGATTAAACAAAGTTCTATTGTTTCTCAAACTCAATTTGAATATCTATCAAAGCTCTGACTTTCTTTAAACAAAAACATCATATGTGTATGAAACAAGCTGTCCACGTGGCTCAGTATAGTTATACAATTAAATCCATTTGACCAGAGATTGATCAAGCTTGATAACTGCcactatatagtagtagtaatttgtGTATAATGAATGTGTCACGAAAGTTTTAAGTAATTAAGAAAGTTGCAATGGCCTTGttacataatattttttaaattaattaagaaaaacaatacTCCAGTATAATCTACTTGCTCAAAGACAGTTGTCACGCAGAACTGCGTGAGTTGCCATAATATTGATGTTCTGTACCTATTCGAGttcaaaaatctaaaaatatatGTTAATTACATGACGAGACAAATGATCACTTGCACAAATTTCTGAGTATGACAAAATAATTTGGAAATTGGAAAATTATGAGCTCATTATAATGATAGCTTTGTTTTTTGAAATGCTTTTTCCTAACCTATCTTGGCAAGCAAAATGCCTTTTTGCTAAATAAATAGAGGTTTATGTCATATTTGGCATATATAGAATTGAAATGACGCTTTTCTTTAATTGGGAAGGAATCGAATCACATCTCTAATTTTTATACGAGTGAGAAGTACACATTCTAATAGAAAAGTTATCACTTATCATTAAATATACATCCTATTTTGGAAGCTAACATTTCATTAGAAAAAAAACTCTTTTCTTAGTTTTCCACTATAAATTAGTCCGGGGCTTAAGTCCCTACCATGCTTATTTTTTACAAACACGGCCCATGCAGCCCTCGCGACAAAATTCAACAAACTCCTCTATTCATAGCACACTAAACACGGTTGTACGTGAACAAGCACGACCCGTGCAATTATCAGTGTGATGACTAAATTCGACACAACCGACTATTCCAAGCACGAGGAGGTGCTTGGAGAGAGttttataagtattattttcCTTGGTTATGATAGATAAATCTTATGACCGGCGAATAGTGAGTGATCTATGTGCTTGAAATATCTAGTGTTGCGCTCAGAAAGTAGTTCCTGTTTACCGAGCACTATTTCCTTATATCAACTATCTTTGTAATTCGTAAACACTGTTTTTTGTGTATTAAAACAAATTACAAGATTATAATCTCCAATCCCAAACTCAACACTTAGCAAAAGACATGTTTGATGACCTGTTTAATTgtttgtaataaataaatataagcaGAACAATTGTCTAGGTGAAAGTGTCTTGTTGTCACTTGATAAAAACTGAGATGTTCGTGAGATTTGTTGCACCAACTTAACAAAATAGTCATACTT
This DNA window, taken from Salvia splendens isolate huo1 chromosome 18, SspV2, whole genome shotgun sequence, encodes the following:
- the LOC121777296 gene encoding probable xyloglucan endotransglucosylase/hydrolase protein 30 encodes the protein MDKLKNHMLLLLHVLCLCISHAAAFNDISIIPFTQGFTTLFGESNIIPSQDDQSVQLHLNQYTGSGFRSSDHYNHGFFSAKIKLPSDYTAGIVVAFYTTNGDLFKKTHDELDFEFLGNIKGKAWRFQTNMYGNGSTHRGREERYYLWFDPSREFHRYSILWTTNNIIFYIDDVPIREIVRNDEMGADFPSKPMGLYATIWDASDWATSGGKYRANYKYAPFVAEFTDFAVHGCTADPLEEVTATECAERDDHLAGADFATLTQKQRSAMARFRSKYIYYSYCYDTVRYPVPPPECVIDPVMRQQFKETGRPKFERRHRRFKQKSQVMGTRNYGNQDEE